A genomic region of Oryza glaberrima chromosome 1, OglaRS2, whole genome shotgun sequence contains the following coding sequences:
- the LOC127760586 gene encoding beta-adaptin-like protein A isoform X1, whose translation MAPTAPTAAKSASPSQPSGKSEVADLKQQLRQLAGSRAPDADDQRRDVFKRVISCMTAGIDVSAAFGEMVLCSATSDVVLKKMCYLYVGVHARNHPDLALLTINFLQRDCHDQDPTIRGLALRSLCSLRVPNLVEYLVSPLATGLKDPSAYVRMIAAVGAAKLYHISATACLDADLPAALKALMLSDPDAQVVANCMHALQEIWTLEAAKSEEAAREIETLYSKPVVFYLLNRIKEFSEWAQCLVLELVSNFLPSDNNEIFDIMNLLEDRLQHANGAVVLATIKVFLHLTMSMTDVHQQVYERIKAPLLTLVGAGSPEQSYSVLCHLHLLVMRAPMLFSSDYKSFYCQFSDPSYVKKLKLEMLTAIANESNTYEIVTELCEYAGNVDVPIARESIRAVGKIALQQYDVNAIVDRLLQFLEMDKEYVTAETLVLVKDLLRKYPQWSHDCIAVVGNISSKNIQEPKGKAALIWMLGEYSQDMHDAPYILESLVENWEEEHSPEVVRLHLLTAVMKCFFKRPPETQMALGATLTAGLSDTHQDVHDRALFYYRLLQYDPAVAERVVNPPKQAVSVFADTQSSEIKDRIFDEFNSLSVVYQKPSYMFTDKEHRGPFEYSEDLTNLAVGAEMTENTISAQRYQESDNDLLLSTSDKEDNATATSNGSSASTYNAPSDLSGPSLLSSQIPSETSLINPGAPTYSSQSNFSLDDLLGLGVPQASAPPPAPALTLNSKPVLDPGTFQKKWGQLALSLSQECSLSPQGAASLMNPQSLIRHMQNNYIQCIASGGQPPNYKFFFYAQKDGATAFFLVECIVNTASAKAQIKVKADDGTAAEAFSTLFQSALSKFGLS comes from the exons ATGGCTCCGACGGCGCCCACGGCGGCGAAGTCCGCCTCCCCGTCCCAGCCATCCGG GAAGAGCGAGGTGGCGGATCTGAAGCAGCAGCTGCGGCAGCTGGCGGGGAGCCGCGcgcccgacgccgacgaccagcGGAGGGACGTCTTCAAGCGGGTGATCTCCTGCATGACGGCCGGCATCGACGTGTCGGCGGCGTTCGGGGAGATGGTGCTCTGCTCCGCCACCTCCGACGTCGTGCTGAAGAAGATGTGCTACCTCTACGTCGGCGTCCACGCGCGCAACCACCCGGACCTCGCGCTCCTCACCATCAACTTCCTCCAGCGCGACTGCCACGACCAGGACCCCACCATACGCGGCCTGGCACTCCGCAGCCTCTGCTCCCTCCGCGTTCCCAACCTCGTCGAGTACCTTGTCTCGCCGCTCGCCACTGGGCTCAAGGACCCCAGTGCTTACGTCCGGATGATCGCTGCTGTTGGTGCTGCGAAGCTGTATCACATATCTGCCACCGCCTGCCTTGATGCTGACTTGCCTGCGGCGCTCAAAGCGCTTATGCTCTCTGATCCTGATGCACAG GTAGTTGcgaattgcatgcatgcattacaGGAGATCTGGACCCTAGAAGCAGCTAAGTCAGAGGAAGCTGCAAGGGAGATTGAGACACTATATAGCAAGCCAGTAGTATTTTACCTTCTTAACAG GATCAAAGAGTTCAGTGAGTGGGCACAGTGCCTTGTTCTAGAATTAGTGTCAAACTTCCTACCATCTGATAACAACGAAATTTTTGACATCATGAACCTTCTTGAGGACAGACTTCAGCATGCAAATGGAGCTGTTGTTTTGGCAACAATCAAAGTTTTTCTCCACTTGACAATGTCAATGACTGATGTTCACCAGCAG GTTTATGAGCGTATAAAAGCACCACTGCTTACTCTTGTAGGAGCTGGGAGTCCTGAACAATCATATTCTGTGCTATGCCACTTGCATCTTTTGGTGATGCGTGCTCCAATGCTATTTTCCTCCGACTACAAAAGTTTCTACTGCCAGTTCAGTGATCCTTCATATGTCAAGAAGCTTAAACTTGAGATGCTGACTGCTATAGCAAACGAGAGCAACACCTATGAAATTG TAACTGAGTTGTGTGAATATGCTGGAAATGTTGATGTACCAATCGCACGTGAGTCTATTCGAGCAGTTGGGAAAATAGCGCTGCAGCAGTATGATGTGAATGCTATTGTTGACAGGCTTCTGCAATTCCTTGAAATGGACAAGGAATATGTGACGGCTGAAACTCTT GTCTTGGTGAAAGATCTTTTGAGGAAATATCCTCAATGGAGCCATGATTGTATAGCAGTTGTTGGAAACATCAGTAGCAAAAATATTCAGGAGCCAAAAGGCAAAGCAGCTCTTATATGGATGTTAGGAGAATATTCACAAGACATGCATGATGCTCCATACATTCTTGAGAGTCTCGTTGAAAATTGGGAGGAAGAGCACTCTCCTGAGGTA GTTCGCTTGCATCTCCTGACTGCGGTGATGAAATGTTTCTTTAAGAGACCACCAGAGACACAAATGGCACTAGGAGCTACATTAACCGCTGGTCTATCTGACACTCACCAG GATGTTCATGACCGAGCACTTTTCTACTATAGGCTTTTGCAGTATGATCCTGCTGTTGCTGAACGTGTTGTAAACCCTCCCAAGCAAGCTGTCTCTGTATTTGCAGATACGCAGAGCAGTGAAATCAAAGATCGGATATTTGATGAATTCAACAGCCTATCAGTGGTATATCAgaag CCATCTTACATGTTTACTGACAAGGAGCATCGTGGACCATTTGAGTACTCGGAGGATCTTACGAATTTGGCTGTCGGGGCAGAAATGACGGAAAACACCATCTCAGCCCAAAGATATCAAGAAAGTGATAATGATCTTTTGCTAAGTACTTCGGATAAAGAGGACAATGCAACAGCTACCAGCAATGGTTCTTCTGCCTCTACCTACAATGCTCCTTCAGACTTGAGTGGTCCTTCATTGCTTAGTTCACAAATACCGTCTGAAACTTCACTAATAAATCCTGGTGCACCTACATATTCGTCACAGTCCAACTTCAGTCTTGATGACCTTCTTGGGCTTGGTGTTCCACAAGCCTCTGCACCTCCACCAGCTCCAGCATTGACCCTCAACTCAAAACCTGTGCTGGATCCTGGTACTTTCCAGAAGAAATGGGGCCAGCTGGCCTTATCCTTGTCTCAG GAATGTTCATTAAGTCCACAAGGAGCAGCATCATTGATGAATCCTCAATCACTCATTCGACATATGCAAAACAACTACATTCAGTGTATTGCTTCAGGTGGCCAGCCCCCAAACTACAAGTTCTTTTTCTATGCTCAAAAAGATGGTGCTACCGCTTTCTTCCTTGTAGAATGTATCGTCAACACAGCATCAGCGAAGGCACAGATCAAAGTGAAGGCTGATGATGGGACCGCTGCAGAGGCATTTTCAACGTTGTTTCAGTCAGCTTTGTCCAAATTTGGGCTTTCTTGA
- the LOC127760586 gene encoding beta-adaptin-like protein A isoform X2 encodes MAPTAPTAAKSASPSQPSGKSEVADLKQQLRQLAGSRAPDADDQRRDVFKRVISCMTAGIDVSAAFGEMVLCSATSDVVLKKMCYLYVGVHARNHPDLALLTINFLQRDCHDQDPTIRGLALRSLCSLRVPNLVEYLVSPLATGLKDPSAYVRMIAAVGAAKLYHISATACLDADLPAALKALMLSDPDAQVVANCMHALQEIWTLEAAKSEEAAREIETLYSKPVVFYLLNRIKEFSEWAQCLVLELVSNFLPSDNNEIFDIMNLLEDRLQHANGAVVLATIKVFLHLTMSMTDVHQQVYERIKAPLLTLVGAGSPEQSYSVLCHLHLLVMRAPMLFSSDYKSFYCQFSDPSYVKKLKLEMLTAIANESNTYEIVTELCEYAGNVDVPIARESIRAVGKIALQQYDVNAIVDRLLQFLEMDKEYVTAETLVLVKDLLRKYPQWSHDCIAVVGNISSKNIQEPKGKAALIWMLGEYSQDMHDAPYILESLVENWEEEHSPEVRLHLLTAVMKCFFKRPPETQMALGATLTAGLSDTHQDVHDRALFYYRLLQYDPAVAERVVNPPKQAVSVFADTQSSEIKDRIFDEFNSLSVVYQKPSYMFTDKEHRGPFEYSEDLTNLAVGAEMTENTISAQRYQESDNDLLLSTSDKEDNATATSNGSSASTYNAPSDLSGPSLLSSQIPSETSLINPGAPTYSSQSNFSLDDLLGLGVPQASAPPPAPALTLNSKPVLDPGTFQKKWGQLALSLSQECSLSPQGAASLMNPQSLIRHMQNNYIQCIASGGQPPNYKFFFYAQKDGATAFFLVECIVNTASAKAQIKVKADDGTAAEAFSTLFQSALSKFGLS; translated from the exons ATGGCTCCGACGGCGCCCACGGCGGCGAAGTCCGCCTCCCCGTCCCAGCCATCCGG GAAGAGCGAGGTGGCGGATCTGAAGCAGCAGCTGCGGCAGCTGGCGGGGAGCCGCGcgcccgacgccgacgaccagcGGAGGGACGTCTTCAAGCGGGTGATCTCCTGCATGACGGCCGGCATCGACGTGTCGGCGGCGTTCGGGGAGATGGTGCTCTGCTCCGCCACCTCCGACGTCGTGCTGAAGAAGATGTGCTACCTCTACGTCGGCGTCCACGCGCGCAACCACCCGGACCTCGCGCTCCTCACCATCAACTTCCTCCAGCGCGACTGCCACGACCAGGACCCCACCATACGCGGCCTGGCACTCCGCAGCCTCTGCTCCCTCCGCGTTCCCAACCTCGTCGAGTACCTTGTCTCGCCGCTCGCCACTGGGCTCAAGGACCCCAGTGCTTACGTCCGGATGATCGCTGCTGTTGGTGCTGCGAAGCTGTATCACATATCTGCCACCGCCTGCCTTGATGCTGACTTGCCTGCGGCGCTCAAAGCGCTTATGCTCTCTGATCCTGATGCACAG GTAGTTGcgaattgcatgcatgcattacaGGAGATCTGGACCCTAGAAGCAGCTAAGTCAGAGGAAGCTGCAAGGGAGATTGAGACACTATATAGCAAGCCAGTAGTATTTTACCTTCTTAACAG GATCAAAGAGTTCAGTGAGTGGGCACAGTGCCTTGTTCTAGAATTAGTGTCAAACTTCCTACCATCTGATAACAACGAAATTTTTGACATCATGAACCTTCTTGAGGACAGACTTCAGCATGCAAATGGAGCTGTTGTTTTGGCAACAATCAAAGTTTTTCTCCACTTGACAATGTCAATGACTGATGTTCACCAGCAG GTTTATGAGCGTATAAAAGCACCACTGCTTACTCTTGTAGGAGCTGGGAGTCCTGAACAATCATATTCTGTGCTATGCCACTTGCATCTTTTGGTGATGCGTGCTCCAATGCTATTTTCCTCCGACTACAAAAGTTTCTACTGCCAGTTCAGTGATCCTTCATATGTCAAGAAGCTTAAACTTGAGATGCTGACTGCTATAGCAAACGAGAGCAACACCTATGAAATTG TAACTGAGTTGTGTGAATATGCTGGAAATGTTGATGTACCAATCGCACGTGAGTCTATTCGAGCAGTTGGGAAAATAGCGCTGCAGCAGTATGATGTGAATGCTATTGTTGACAGGCTTCTGCAATTCCTTGAAATGGACAAGGAATATGTGACGGCTGAAACTCTT GTCTTGGTGAAAGATCTTTTGAGGAAATATCCTCAATGGAGCCATGATTGTATAGCAGTTGTTGGAAACATCAGTAGCAAAAATATTCAGGAGCCAAAAGGCAAAGCAGCTCTTATATGGATGTTAGGAGAATATTCACAAGACATGCATGATGCTCCATACATTCTTGAGAGTCTCGTTGAAAATTGGGAGGAAGAGCACTCTCCTGAG GTTCGCTTGCATCTCCTGACTGCGGTGATGAAATGTTTCTTTAAGAGACCACCAGAGACACAAATGGCACTAGGAGCTACATTAACCGCTGGTCTATCTGACACTCACCAG GATGTTCATGACCGAGCACTTTTCTACTATAGGCTTTTGCAGTATGATCCTGCTGTTGCTGAACGTGTTGTAAACCCTCCCAAGCAAGCTGTCTCTGTATTTGCAGATACGCAGAGCAGTGAAATCAAAGATCGGATATTTGATGAATTCAACAGCCTATCAGTGGTATATCAgaag CCATCTTACATGTTTACTGACAAGGAGCATCGTGGACCATTTGAGTACTCGGAGGATCTTACGAATTTGGCTGTCGGGGCAGAAATGACGGAAAACACCATCTCAGCCCAAAGATATCAAGAAAGTGATAATGATCTTTTGCTAAGTACTTCGGATAAAGAGGACAATGCAACAGCTACCAGCAATGGTTCTTCTGCCTCTACCTACAATGCTCCTTCAGACTTGAGTGGTCCTTCATTGCTTAGTTCACAAATACCGTCTGAAACTTCACTAATAAATCCTGGTGCACCTACATATTCGTCACAGTCCAACTTCAGTCTTGATGACCTTCTTGGGCTTGGTGTTCCACAAGCCTCTGCACCTCCACCAGCTCCAGCATTGACCCTCAACTCAAAACCTGTGCTGGATCCTGGTACTTTCCAGAAGAAATGGGGCCAGCTGGCCTTATCCTTGTCTCAG GAATGTTCATTAAGTCCACAAGGAGCAGCATCATTGATGAATCCTCAATCACTCATTCGACATATGCAAAACAACTACATTCAGTGTATTGCTTCAGGTGGCCAGCCCCCAAACTACAAGTTCTTTTTCTATGCTCAAAAAGATGGTGCTACCGCTTTCTTCCTTGTAGAATGTATCGTCAACACAGCATCAGCGAAGGCACAGATCAAAGTGAAGGCTGATGATGGGACCGCTGCAGAGGCATTTTCAACGTTGTTTCAGTCAGCTTTGTCCAAATTTGGGCTTTCTTGA
- the LOC127760588 gene encoding mitochondrial import receptor subunit TOM7-1-like, giving the protein MASRPSLKPKPKVKGARKGSPAADEEQSTAAAAVRFVKEWTTWTMKKTKVAAHYGFIPLIIVVGMRSEPRPSLAQLLSPV; this is encoded by the coding sequence ATGGCGTCGCGGCCGTCGCTGAAGCCGAAGCCCAAGGTCAAGGGCGCGAGGAAGGGATCCCCGGCGGCCGACGAGGAGCAGTccacggctgcggcggcggtgcggttCGTCAAGGAGTGGACCACGTGGACCATGAAGAAGACCAAGGTGGCGGCGCACTACGGCTTCATCCCGctcatcatcgtcgtcggcaTGAGATCCGAGCCGAGGCCCTCCCTCGCCCAGCTCCTCAGCCCGGTCTGA